A genomic region of Caldivirga sp. contains the following coding sequences:
- the twy1 gene encoding 4-demethylwyosine synthase TYW1, translated as MEGAEVKVKLRYHEFIEGKVRISVDALPMLKKAHYGVFGHATVELCHWTKSALTGGPSCYKVKFYGAPVGGSHRCVEMGPVGMMCSNKCVYCWRPSESFDPYEPMVQEVMDPVEMVNGILKERRRLLSGYFGHAKSSRVKVNEALQPTHWAISLSGEPTMYPRLPELIKYIKSLPNTKSVFLVTNGLYPEMIERLWREDALPTQLYLSLNAPNRELFLRIANPVLHRDDAWDRVLRSLELLAKVPTRTVVRITLIKGWNTSGELLGQFAEVLAIGNPHFIEPKSYMHLGHSVFKLTKDNMLRHEEVKEWSLSLLRALESRGLRFIFMDEDPNSRITVLQNMDRYIDRWIEKPNP; from the coding sequence CGGAGTCTTCGGTCATGCAACCGTTGAATTATGCCACTGGACTAAGAGTGCCTTAACAGGTGGGCCAAGTTGCTATAAGGTTAAGTTCTACGGCGCCCCAGTTGGTGGTTCACATAGGTGTGTTGAAATGGGGCCTGTGGGGATGATGTGTAGTAATAAGTGCGTATACTGTTGGAGACCCTCAGAATCCTTTGATCCCTATGAGCCAATGGTTCAGGAGGTCATGGATCCTGTGGAGATGGTTAACGGTATACTTAAGGAGAGGAGGAGGCTACTTTCAGGTTACTTTGGTCACGCTAAGAGTAGTAGGGTTAAGGTTAATGAGGCTCTTCAACCAACCCACTGGGCAATTTCACTATCAGGGGAACCTACAATGTACCCTAGGTTACCTGAACTCATAAAGTACATTAAGTCTCTTCCAAACACTAAGTCAGTGTTCCTAGTCACCAATGGGCTTTACCCTGAGATGATTGAGAGGCTTTGGCGTGAAGACGCATTACCCACTCAACTATACCTAAGCCTAAACGCCCCAAATAGGGAATTATTCCTAAGGATAGCTAACCCAGTGCTGCATAGGGATGATGCCTGGGATAGGGTGTTAAGGAGCCTTGAACTACTGGCTAAAGTACCCACTAGAACTGTGGTTAGAATAACCCTAATTAAGGGTTGGAACACCAGCGGCGAGTTACTAGGTCAATTCGCCGAGGTACTGGCTATAGGTAACCCACACTTCATTGAACCTAAGTCCTACATGCACCTGGGCCACTCAGTCTTCAAGTTAACTAAGGATAACATGCTAAGGCATGAGGAGGTTAAGGAATGGAGCCTAAGCCTACTGAGGGCCCTTGAGTCAAGAGGCTTAAGGTTCATTTTCATGGATGAGGACCCCAATTCAAGAATAACTGTGCTACAGAACATGGATAGGTACATTGATAGGTGGATTGAGAAGCCTAACCCTTAG
- a CDS encoding HIT family protein — MDECVFCRIIAGKAPGYIVYEDEETIAILDKYPINKGHVLVMPKRHYRDIFEIPPETLCRVTKTAKLIAKAVANGLKADGVRLIQNNGSSAGQVVFHFHVHVIPYYGSGYRSHRVELSREEAIEVVSKVTEALRNLKGDTAPKDEGESSG, encoded by the coding sequence ATGGATGAATGCGTCTTCTGCAGGATAATAGCTGGGAAGGCCCCAGGCTACATAGTTTACGAGGATGAGGAAACAATAGCAATACTGGACAAGTACCCTATAAACAAGGGTCACGTACTAGTCATGCCTAAGAGGCATTACAGGGATATTTTCGAAATACCCCCTGAAACACTCTGCAGAGTAACGAAGACTGCTAAACTCATAGCTAAGGCAGTGGCTAATGGGCTTAAGGCTGATGGTGTTAGGCTTATTCAGAATAATGGCTCCTCAGCAGGGCAGGTGGTGTTTCATTTCCACGTCCACGTGATACCATACTACGGCAGCGGCTATAGGTCACATAGAGTAGAGTTAAGCAGGGAGGAGGCAATTGAGGTGGTTAGTAAGGTCACGGAAGCCTTAAGGAACCTTAAGGGAGATACGGCTCCTAAGGACGAGGGGGAGTCTAGCGGTTAA